One window of the Clostridium sp. MB40-C1 genome contains the following:
- a CDS encoding helix-turn-helix transcriptional regulator — MVKRKKLFNTKIKILRAEGNLTQEDLAIDLGINRGTILEIERGTFNPSLKLAFSIAKYFNKTVDEIFEILEDDEQC, encoded by the coding sequence ATGGTTAAAAGAAAAAAATTGTTTAATACAAAAATAAAAATTCTCAGAGCTGAGGGAAACTTAACTCAAGAGGATTTAGCTATAGACTTAGGAATTAATAGGGGAACAATTTTAGAAATTGAAAGAGGAACTTTTAACCCTTCTTTAAAGCTTGCTTTTTCTATAGCCAAATATTTTAACAAAACAGTAGATGAAATTTTTGAAATCTTGGAGGATGATGAACAATGTTAA
- a CDS encoding cytochrome b5 domain-containing protein, which yields MNCKVCKELINRMKQNIDELQNIRHMSINLYERMFYDSLIQQEMYKINVLKNFLCNMRNMPNEYEYIEKIRDEENVKKNYMSMRQQVFTLDELAKYDGKGGNPAYIAVDGIVYDVTYEAAWAGGTHFELKAGNDLSEQINSCHDKNKILKNLKQVGILER from the coding sequence ATGAATTGTAAGGTATGTAAGGAATTAATAAATAGAATGAAACAAAACATAGATGAGCTTCAAAATATTAGACATATGAGTATTAATTTATATGAGAGGATGTTTTATGATAGTTTAATTCAACAGGAAATGTATAAGATTAATGTTTTAAAAAATTTTCTATGTAATATGAGAAATATGCCAAATGAATATGAGTATATAGAAAAGATAAGAGATGAAGAAAATGTGAAGAAAAATTACATGAGTATGAGACAACAAGTTTTTACTTTAGATGAGCTTGCAAAATATGATGGAAAAGGAGGTAATCCAGCTTATATAGCTGTAGATGGTATAGTTTATGATGTAACCTATGAGGCAGCTTGGGCAGGAGGAACTCATTTTGAACTTAAAGCAGGTAATGATTTGAGTGAACAAATTAATTCTTGTCATGACAAAAATAAAATTTTAAAGAACCTAAAACAAGTAGGAATTCTTGAAAGGTAA
- a CDS encoding hydrogenase small subunit: MVDNICPILKSKTSIAERLISSAVSQIQNGNKKKMNLVWIEAAGCSGNIISLLNGCAPNVRYFLTDMVNLKYNNSIMTAQGEKAQEELLATLNTEFILIVDGAVSTKDNGIYNIVGSYKGKEITGMEEVKRAAEKAKYIITVGTCASYGGISAARPNPSECISAADFIKREVNKEVIRVPGCPAHPDWVMGTVANLILFGEPELDEDRRPTVFYGVTIHDICPRRSYFEKRIFAKSVGEKECMFKLGCRGPVTKTDCPTRQWNDYVNWPIGDNTPCIGCAQKGFPDAMEPFINI, translated from the coding sequence TTGGTAGATAACATATGCCCAATACTAAAATCTAAAACCTCCATAGCTGAAAGGTTAATAAGTTCAGCTGTTTCGCAAATACAAAATGGCAATAAAAAAAAGATGAATTTAGTATGGATTGAAGCCGCGGGATGTTCAGGTAATATAATTTCATTGCTAAATGGATGTGCTCCTAATGTAAGGTATTTTTTGACGGATATGGTGAATCTAAAATATAACAATAGCATAATGACGGCTCAAGGAGAAAAAGCTCAAGAGGAATTGTTAGCAACCCTTAATACAGAATTTATACTTATAGTTGATGGTGCTGTATCTACTAAAGATAATGGGATATATAACATTGTTGGTAGTTATAAAGGTAAAGAAATAACAGGGATGGAAGAAGTTAAAAGAGCAGCAGAAAAGGCTAAATATATAATTACTGTAGGGACATGTGCATCTTATGGAGGAATTTCAGCAGCTAGGCCTAACCCTTCTGAATGTATAAGTGCCGCTGATTTTATAAAGAGAGAAGTTAATAAAGAAGTGATAAGAGTACCAGGATGTCCAGCTCATCCAGATTGGGTTATGGGAACTGTCGCTAATTTAATATTGTTTGGTGAACCTGAATTAGATGAAGATAGGAGACCTACAGTTTTTTATGGAGTGACAATACATGATATTTGTCCTAGAAGGTCATATTTTGAAAAAAGAATATTTGCAAAATCTGTGGGAGAAAAAGAATGCATGTTTAAATTAGGATGTCGAGGACCTGTTACAAAGACAGATTGCCCTACCAGACAATGGAATGATTATGTAAATTGGCCTATTGGTGATAACACTCCTTGTATAGGATGTGCTCAAAAAGGGTTCCCAGATGCTATGGAGCCGTTTATTAATATATAA
- a CDS encoding nickel-dependent hydrogenase large subunit, whose translation MTEKVVINPVTRISGFLQITAYIEKNKIIDAKSQGMLFRGFEKMLKGRPPLDSIYFTERICGICSTAHSMASARALENAFNIQPDRNEEMIRDVLHGCEFLQNHLRHFYQYVLPDYVKNFNVNPIYSVTHNDFRIPEKESEKLRKNYFTSLIYSRKAHEALAVLGGKAPHNHGVFAGGVTVNITAQKIVQLKALITEIRDFIVNNMIEDVCVVSKYYKDYFQIGTGNENLMTYGVFDNYGKEVYYVSPGVIIGGKEEKLDTSKITENIYRSWYKAPQNTLNIPDNNWEQAPLKEEGYSWIKAPRYNENVMQVGPLARMYISGDYKDGISTMNRIVARALEAEKISNIIIQLLNRIVPKNSTNKAYTLSKNAVGYGFIDTTRGSLAHYTNIEEGQIKNYTIVTPSTWNLSPKDSNGVPGALEEALIGTHVENPNVPVEIGRIVRSFDPCVSCATHVLSNDFSAIDIRVV comes from the coding sequence ATGACGGAAAAGGTTGTTATTAATCCTGTTACAAGAATAAGTGGTTTTCTGCAGATAACAGCTTATATAGAAAAAAATAAAATTATAGATGCTAAAAGTCAGGGGATGCTTTTTAGAGGATTTGAAAAGATGTTAAAAGGAAGGCCTCCTCTTGATTCTATTTATTTTACTGAAAGAATTTGTGGAATCTGTTCTACGGCACATTCCATGGCTTCTGCTAGAGCTCTTGAAAATGCTTTTAATATACAACCTGATAGAAATGAAGAAATGATAAGAGATGTACTTCATGGATGTGAATTTCTACAAAATCATTTAAGGCACTTCTATCAATATGTTCTTCCTGATTATGTAAAGAATTTTAATGTAAATCCAATATATTCAGTAACACACAATGATTTTAGAATTCCTGAAAAAGAAAGCGAAAAGCTTAGAAAAAATTATTTTACATCTTTAATTTACAGCAGGAAGGCTCATGAAGCATTAGCTGTTTTAGGAGGAAAAGCACCTCACAATCATGGAGTTTTTGCTGGAGGAGTTACAGTTAATATAACAGCTCAAAAAATTGTTCAATTAAAAGCCCTTATAACAGAGATTAGAGATTTTATTGTAAATAACATGATTGAAGATGTATGTGTAGTTTCAAAATATTATAAAGATTATTTTCAAATAGGTACAGGGAACGAGAATTTAATGACTTATGGAGTATTTGATAATTACGGAAAGGAAGTTTATTATGTGTCTCCAGGAGTTATTATAGGCGGAAAAGAAGAGAAATTAGATACTTCAAAAATAACTGAAAATATATATAGGTCTTGGTATAAAGCACCACAGAATACTTTAAATATACCAGATAATAATTGGGAACAAGCCCCTCTTAAAGAAGAAGGATACAGTTGGATAAAAGCTCCAAGATATAATGAGAATGTAATGCAAGTTGGGCCTCTTGCAAGAATGTATATAAGTGGAGATTATAAAGATGGAATTTCTACTATGAATAGAATCGTGGCTAGAGCATTAGAGGCTGAAAAAATATCTAATATTATTATTCAACTTCTTAACAGAATAGTGCCTAAGAACAGCACAAATAAAGCGTATACTTTGAGTAAAAATGCTGTGGGATATGGATTTATAGATACTACAAGAGGTTCTTTAGCTCATTATACAAATATCGAAGAAGGACAGATAAAAAACTACACGATAGTTACTCCTAGTACATGGAACTTATCTCCTAAAGACTCTAATGGAGTTCCGGGTGCTTTGGAGGAGGCTTTGATAGGAACTCATGTGGAAAATCCTAATGTTCCTGTTGAAATAGGAAGAATAGTTAGATCTTTTGATCCTTGTGTTTCTTGTGCAACTCACGTTTTAAGTAATGATTTTTCGGCAATAGACATAAGGGTGGTGTGA
- a CDS encoding hydrogenase maturation protease translates to MGKKVIAIGNRIMKDDAIGVLIGDELKNDLEKLGFEVIIGETDVDYCLSFIENGDFVFILDSTFYGINSGKITVVDIKKGETFFEKGYSQHQLSLIKLLNSYNFQNVCGYIVGIEASDIDYGIELSKELLQNFNDIKKEVYNVIISKTFHE, encoded by the coding sequence ATGGGCAAAAAAGTAATAGCAATAGGAAATAGGATAATGAAAGATGATGCTATTGGAGTATTAATTGGTGACGAATTAAAGAATGATTTAGAAAAGTTAGGGTTTGAAGTGATAATAGGAGAAACGGATGTAGATTATTGTTTAAGTTTTATAGAAAATGGGGATTTTGTATTTATTTTAGATTCTACTTTCTATGGAATAAACTCAGGGAAAATTACTGTTGTAGATATTAAAAAAGGAGAAACCTTTTTTGAAAAAGGATATTCCCAACACCAACTAAGTCTTATAAAACTTTTAAATAGCTATAATTTTCAAAATGTATGTGGCTATATTGTAGGGATAGAAGCTTCAGATATTGATTATGGTATAGAGCTAAGCAAAGAACTTTTGCAAAATTTTAATGATATAAAGAAAGAAGTATACAATGTTATAATCTCTAAAACCTTTCATGAGTAA
- the hypF gene encoding carbamoyltransferase HypF, with protein MKYNSIGYLVKIYGIVQGIGFRPYIYKKAKELNIKGWVNNCDSSVIINAEGMRDKMERFLIDVVEKPPELAKIKQIEVIEKRVEGYKDFVIKKSRSSNTKLKFILPDIGICDKCVQDIFNKKSNRYRYAFTNCTLCGPRYSIIKSLPYDRCNTTMSEFKMCSICDKEYKNPETRRFHAQPTCCVGCGPELILTDNLGMKIQCLDEIKQSAELLKKGRILGIKGIGGFHIVCSAINEKAISEVRRRKRRKDKPLALMMKDIKQVKQYCFLSKKEEEILINNKRPIVILREKNSGQLAFNIAPRIKKYGVMLPYTPIHYLLFDEGLPPLVMTSGNVSGRPIEYTNEGALRNLSNIVDYFLLNNRDINTPVDDSVVKVLEEKVIVSRLGRGYAPYNIDRKIKNNILACGAEEKSTFSFSLDGIAYMSQYLGDLKELGAYKEYKKAINNMKNIFEFEPEIISVDAHPNYMSTTYGNGEKGIKVQIQHHHAHMASCMLEHNISDHVIGIIYDGTGFGTDGMLWGGEFLIGNKHEFKRAGHFKYTKIQGGDSAQKDIWKIGLSYLKSLDNKELIQFGLKRIKRFLKEDIDKETMENVCRALDCNINCYKTSSLGRLYDAVSSILGVRERITYDGQGAIELESVAKENVYGKYDYVIKKEDDVYIVDYVPVIMSILQEIEEEKEVSDISSKFHNTIADITVEMVCKLREDFKINKVVLSGGVFENEYLLKNTYINLIDKGFLVFFNENIPTNDSGISLGQVAIADEILKERSL; from the coding sequence ATGAAATATAATTCAATAGGTTATCTAGTAAAAATATATGGCATTGTTCAAGGAATAGGGTTTAGACCTTATATTTATAAGAAAGCAAAAGAATTAAATATTAAGGGGTGGGTTAACAACTGTGACTCTTCAGTAATTATTAATGCAGAAGGAATGAGGGACAAAATGGAGCGATTTCTTATAGATGTTGTAGAAAAACCACCTGAACTTGCAAAAATTAAGCAAATAGAAGTAATTGAAAAAAGAGTAGAGGGATATAAGGATTTTGTTATAAAAAAGAGCAGAAGCTCCAATACAAAATTGAAATTTATTCTTCCTGATATTGGAATCTGTGATAAGTGCGTTCAAGATATATTTAATAAAAAGTCTAATAGATATAGATATGCTTTTACCAATTGCACTTTGTGTGGTCCAAGGTATTCAATAATAAAGTCTCTTCCTTATGATAGATGCAATACAACTATGAGTGAGTTTAAAATGTGTTCTATATGCGATAAAGAGTATAAAAATCCTGAAACAAGAAGATTTCATGCTCAGCCCACATGTTGTGTAGGATGTGGGCCTGAGCTTATTTTGACTGATAATTTAGGGATGAAAATACAATGCTTAGATGAGATAAAACAAAGTGCAGAGTTGTTAAAAAAAGGAAGGATTTTAGGTATTAAAGGAATAGGAGGATTTCATATAGTATGCAGTGCCATAAATGAAAAAGCTATTAGTGAAGTTAGAAGAAGAAAAAGGAGAAAGGATAAACCCCTAGCATTAATGATGAAGGACATTAAACAGGTTAAACAGTACTGTTTCTTAAGTAAAAAAGAAGAAGAAATTCTTATTAACAATAAGAGACCTATAGTAATTTTAAGGGAAAAGAATAGTGGACAACTGGCATTTAATATAGCCCCTAGGATAAAAAAGTATGGGGTAATGCTTCCATATACTCCTATACATTATCTATTATTTGATGAGGGATTACCACCACTTGTTATGACGAGTGGTAATGTTAGTGGTAGACCAATAGAATATACAAATGAGGGAGCTTTGAGGAATCTGTCAAACATAGTGGACTACTTTTTACTAAACAATAGGGATATAAATACACCAGTAGATGATTCTGTAGTTAAAGTATTAGAAGAAAAAGTTATAGTTAGTAGGCTAGGGAGGGGATATGCCCCTTATAATATTGATAGAAAAATAAAAAATAATATATTAGCTTGTGGTGCAGAGGAGAAAAGTACTTTTTCCTTTTCTTTAGATGGAATTGCATATATGAGTCAGTATCTTGGAGACTTGAAGGAATTAGGCGCGTATAAAGAGTATAAAAAAGCTATAAATAATATGAAAAATATTTTTGAATTTGAACCTGAAATTATATCTGTAGATGCCCATCCTAACTATATGTCCACTACTTATGGTAACGGTGAAAAAGGTATCAAAGTTCAGATTCAACACCATCATGCTCATATGGCAAGCTGCATGTTAGAACATAACATATCAGATCATGTTATAGGAATAATATATGATGGTACTGGCTTTGGTACAGATGGAATGCTTTGGGGAGGAGAGTTTTTAATTGGGAATAAACATGAGTTTAAAAGAGCAGGTCATTTTAAATATACAAAGATTCAAGGAGGAGATTCTGCTCAGAAGGATATATGGAAAATAGGATTAAGTTATTTAAAGTCTCTTGATAATAAAGAATTGATCCAGTTTGGATTAAAAAGAATTAAAAGATTTTTAAAAGAAGATATAGATAAAGAAACTATGGAGAATGTTTGTCGTGCTTTAGATTGTAATATAAACTGTTATAAAACATCAAGTTTAGGTAGATTATATGATGCTGTATCTTCTATTTTAGGAGTAAGAGAGAGAATAACTTACGATGGGCAGGGAGCTATAGAGCTAGAAAGCGTTGCAAAGGAAAATGTCTATGGAAAGTATGATTATGTAATAAAAAAAGAAGATGATGTATATATAGTAGATTATGTTCCTGTGATTATGAGTATATTACAAGAGATTGAAGAAGAGAAGGAAGTTTCAGATATAAGCTCTAAGTTTCATAATACTATTGCAGACATTACTGTTGAAATGGTATGTAAGTTAAGAGAAGATTTTAAGATAAATAAGGTTGTTTTAAGTGGTGGAGTATTTGAAAATGAATATTTATTAAAGAACACATATATAAATTTAATAGATAAAGGTTTTTTAGTGTTTTTCAATGAAAATATACCTACTAATGATAGTGGAATTTCTTTAGGACAAGTTGCTATAGCGGATGAAATTTTAAAAGAAAGGAGTTTATAA
- a CDS encoding HypC/HybG/HupF family hydrogenase formation chaperone: protein MCLAVCGRIKSVDNPFAFVDIKGIETCINVELVDDPKKGDYVLIHAGFAIEKVNREYFQYLDDTLEEMLKEDNDYDG from the coding sequence ATGTGTCTTGCAGTATGCGGTAGGATAAAAAGTGTAGATAATCCTTTTGCTTTTGTGGATATTAAGGGAATAGAGACTTGTATTAATGTAGAGCTTGTTGATGATCCGAAAAAAGGAGATTATGTATTAATCCACGCAGGATTTGCTATTGAAAAAGTGAATAGGGAGTATTTTCAGTATTTAGATGATACCTTAGAAGAAATGCTGAAAGAAGATAATGATTATGATGGATAA
- the hypD gene encoding hydrogenase formation protein HypD, which produces MMDNNKVKKVIQNINKLAENTRQDNINLMEVCGTHTNSIAKYGIKNVISNKVKLLSGPGCPVCVTNEDYIDAAVQLASEGITVITFGDLVRVKGHNCDLLTEKSKGRDVRIIYSISEIINIAKAIYPKEIVFLAVGFETTAPLIAALIKQTYTSKINNLSFLTSIKIMLPILEKILNTQNRNIDGIICPGNVAVISGGDSFKFIYEKYKVPSVICGFEAEDILGGIYFLVKYINKKNKGDNEVGFENLYRRFVSPKGNIIAKRLLQDIFKVDDVVWRGIGNVENSALIIEDKYSKLDAVNRFKLKEYFNNKNHVVGSCRCRCGDVLMGNIYPFQCELFKKTCSPENPYGPCMVSQEGACSTYYKYNQLVIRKVNYNK; this is translated from the coding sequence ATGATGGATAATAATAAGGTAAAAAAAGTAATACAAAATATAAATAAATTGGCAGAGAATACACGGCAAGATAATATAAACCTTATGGAGGTATGCGGAACTCACACTAATTCCATAGCAAAGTATGGTATAAAAAATGTTATTTCTAATAAGGTAAAGTTATTGTCTGGACCTGGATGTCCTGTATGCGTTACTAATGAAGATTATATAGATGCTGCTGTACAGCTAGCTTCAGAAGGGATAACTGTAATTACTTTTGGAGATTTAGTGAGAGTCAAAGGTCATAATTGTGATTTGCTTACTGAAAAATCAAAGGGGAGAGATGTAAGAATAATTTATTCTATAAGTGAAATTATAAATATAGCTAAAGCGATTTATCCAAAAGAGATTGTGTTTTTAGCAGTAGGATTTGAAACGACTGCTCCTTTAATTGCTGCTCTTATAAAACAAACATATACAAGTAAAATTAATAATTTATCTTTTTTAACTTCTATAAAAATAATGCTTCCCATACTTGAAAAAATTTTAAATACCCAAAATAGAAATATAGATGGAATAATTTGCCCGGGAAATGTTGCTGTAATAAGTGGTGGAGATAGTTTTAAGTTTATCTATGAAAAATATAAAGTTCCTTCAGTAATATGTGGATTTGAAGCGGAAGATATATTAGGAGGGATTTACTTTTTGGTTAAGTATATTAATAAAAAAAATAAAGGTGATAATGAAGTTGGTTTTGAAAATTTATACAGAAGATTTGTTAGTCCTAAAGGAAATATTATAGCTAAGAGATTATTGCAAGATATATTTAAAGTAGATGATGTGGTATGGAGAGGAATTGGTAATGTTGAAAATTCAGCATTAATTATAGAAGATAAATATTCTAAACTAGATGCTGTTAATAGGTTTAAGTTAAAAGAATATTTTAATAATAAAAATCATGTAGTTGGTAGTTGTAGATGCAGGTGTGGAGATGTTTTGATGGGAAATATATATCCTTTTCAATGTGAACTTTTTAAAAAAACTTGTAGCCCTGAGAATCCGTATGGACCATGTATGGTATCTCAAGAAGGTGCATGTTCCACATACTATAAATATAATCAATTAGTTATTAGGAAAGTAAATTACAATAAATGA
- the hypE gene encoding hydrogenase expression/formation protein HypE, whose amino-acid sequence MESVKLIHGEGGKYTEGLIKDVFYEKFKNDILLKNMDSALLEIPSNKIAFTTDSFVVNPIFFRGGDIGKLAVCGTINDLTVCGAEPLYLSSSFIIEEGFSMQELKKIVNSMKETCIQAKLNIVTGDTKVVPKGKVDKVFINTAGIGVVKDYFPKKIKKGDKVIVTGTIAEHGTAIAVDRYNLNVKGKIQSDCAPLNFLLECLKRHYESIKFMRDPTRGGLGQVLNEIANQSELGLHIFENKIPIRDEVKSINEMLGINPLYLACEGRMIVVVDKYASEDIMKVLVKECNCDNASVIGEFTDEYEFVYIENDFGGKRILGSLDTQILPRIC is encoded by the coding sequence ATGGAAAGCGTGAAACTTATACATGGAGAAGGTGGAAAATATACTGAAGGATTGATAAAAGATGTATTTTATGAAAAATTTAAAAATGATATTCTTTTAAAGAATATGGATTCTGCTTTATTAGAGATTCCTAGCAATAAAATTGCTTTTACCACAGATTCTTTTGTTGTAAATCCTATATTTTTCAGAGGGGGAGATATTGGGAAATTAGCTGTTTGTGGTACTATAAATGATTTGACAGTATGTGGAGCAGAACCACTATATTTAAGTTCAAGTTTCATTATAGAAGAAGGGTTTTCCATGCAGGAGCTAAAGAAGATAGTGAATTCTATGAAAGAGACTTGCATACAAGCTAAGTTAAACATAGTTACAGGAGATACAAAGGTGGTTCCAAAGGGAAAAGTAGATAAAGTATTTATAAATACAGCTGGTATTGGGGTTGTTAAAGATTATTTTCCTAAAAAAATAAAAAAAGGAGATAAAGTAATAGTAACGGGAACTATTGCAGAACACGGCACGGCAATAGCAGTAGATAGGTATAATTTAAATGTTAAAGGTAAAATTCAAAGTGATTGTGCACCATTAAATTTTCTTTTGGAGTGTTTAAAAAGACATTATGAAAGTATAAAGTTTATGAGAGATCCAACAAGAGGAGGATTAGGACAAGTATTAAATGAGATAGCTAATCAATCTGAATTAGGTTTACATATCTTTGAAAATAAAATACCTATAAGAGATGAAGTTAAGTCTATAAATGAAATGCTGGGCATCAATCCTCTATATTTAGCTTGTGAGGGAAGAATGATAGTAGTAGTAGATAAATATGCTTCAGAAGATATAATGAAGGTATTAGTAAAAGAATGTAATTGTGATAATGCAAGTGTTATTGGAGAATTTACAGATGAATATGAATTTGTTTATATAGAGAATGATTTTGGAGGAAAGAGAATACTAGGAAGCTTAGATACGCAAATATTACCTAGAATATGCTAA
- a CDS encoding aldehyde dehydrogenase yields the protein MESIKELINIQREYFHTGETKSVDFRIQQLRKLKASILKYEVEICEALNKDLYKSEFESYATEVGITLDEINLAIKKVKRWAKAKKARTPITNFLASSYIYSEPYGVTLIISPWNYPFQLLMAPLVGSIAAGNCSVLKPSEYTKNTSCIINKIIEETFEKKFIAIINGGIEASTAILKEKFDYIFFTGSVEVGRMVMEAAAKNLTPLTLELGGKSPCIVDKDVDIKLAARRIAWGKFLNAGQTCVAPDYLLVHKDVKIELLDAMKKVIKEFFGDNPKNSPDLPRIVSERHFDRLKDFLKKGHIIIGGEYNKDNLYISPTIIDNINWETPIMQEEIFGPILPIMEYENISEVINVVNEHAKPLAVYIFSKNKRIQKHILKSIPFGGGCINDTIMHVASTNIPFGGVGNSGIGHYHGKASFDTFSHKKSVVNKSNLIDISLRYPPYKDKVKLLKRIFK from the coding sequence GTGGAAAGTATAAAAGAACTTATAAATATCCAAAGAGAATATTTTCATACTGGTGAAACTAAAAGTGTAGATTTTAGAATACAACAGTTGAGAAAATTAAAGGCATCTATACTTAAGTATGAAGTAGAGATATGTGAGGCTCTCAATAAAGATTTATATAAGTCAGAATTTGAATCTTATGCTACAGAGGTAGGAATAACTTTAGATGAAATAAACCTTGCAATAAAAAAAGTGAAAAGATGGGCAAAGGCTAAAAAAGCAAGAACTCCTATAACAAACTTCTTAGCCTCAAGCTATATTTACTCGGAACCTTATGGTGTAACTCTTATTATATCCCCTTGGAATTATCCTTTTCAACTATTAATGGCACCACTTGTTGGTTCTATAGCAGCAGGAAATTGCTCTGTTTTAAAACCTTCGGAATATACAAAGAATACTTCGTGTATTATAAATAAAATAATAGAGGAAACCTTTGAAAAGAAATTTATAGCTATAATAAATGGGGGAATAGAAGCTAGTACTGCCATTTTAAAAGAAAAATTTGATTATATCTTTTTTACGGGGAGTGTTGAAGTAGGAAGAATGGTTATGGAAGCAGCAGCAAAGAACCTCACTCCTTTAACTTTAGAATTAGGAGGTAAAAGTCCTTGTATAGTAGATAAAGATGTAGATATAAAATTGGCAGCACGAAGAATAGCATGGGGGAAATTTCTAAATGCAGGTCAGACATGTGTAGCACCAGACTATTTACTTGTTCATAAAGATGTAAAAATAGAATTATTGGATGCTATGAAAAAAGTTATAAAAGAATTCTTTGGAGATAACCCTAAAAATAGTCCTGATTTACCTAGAATAGTAAGTGAACGTCATTTTGACAGATTAAAGGACTTTCTTAAAAAAGGACATATTATTATTGGAGGAGAATATAATAAAGATAATTTATATATTTCACCTACAATAATTGATAATATAAACTGGGAAACCCCTATTATGCAGGAAGAGATATTTGGACCTATATTGCCTATTATGGAATATGAAAATATAAGTGAAGTTATAAATGTAGTAAATGAGCATGCAAAACCACTAGCAGTTTATATTTTTTCTAAAAACAAAAGAATTCAAAAACATATTTTAAAGAGTATTCCTTTTGGTGGAGGATGTATTAATGATACTATAATGCACGTAGCATCAACTAATATTCCTTTTGGAGGGGTTGGAAATAGTGGTATTGGTCATTATCATGGAAAGGCTAGTTTTGATACTTTTTCTCATAAAAAGAGCGTTGTTAATAAAAGTAATTTAATAGATATTTCTTTAAGATATCCTCCATATAAAGATAAGGTTAAATTGTTAAAGAGGATTTTTAAGTAA
- a CDS encoding helix-turn-helix domain-containing protein — MLNGKKVREFRMNLGYTARDIENLTKNPKYETSISKSYLEELERGDKKNPSLEKVVVLANILRCKIDDLVVNGEY, encoded by the coding sequence ATGTTAAATGGTAAGAAGGTTAGAGAATTTAGGATGAATTTGGGGTATACAGCTCGGGATATTGAAAATCTTACTAAGAATCCCAAATATGAAACTTCTATTTCTAAATCATATTTAGAGGAATTAGAGAGAGGTGATAAGAAAAATCCTAGTCTTGAGAAAGTTGTGGTTCTTGCAAACATTTTACGATGCAAAATAGATGACCTAGTAGTAAACGGAGAGTATTAA
- a CDS encoding DUF503 domain-containing protein: MIIGTAKVYVYASWVHSLKEKRMEVKSIIAKVKHRYNVSIAEIENQDFHQSIVLGIACVSNSTKQSNAIIQNVVNYIEENTEGFIEKVDIEIL; this comes from the coding sequence ATGATTATAGGAACTGCAAAAGTTTATGTTTATGCTAGTTGGGTTCATTCCCTTAAAGAAAAGAGAATGGAAGTAAAAAGTATAATTGCAAAAGTTAAACATAGATACAATGTTTCTATAGCAGAAATTGAGAATCAAGACTTCCATCAATCCATAGTATTGGGTATTGCTTGCGTAAGTAACAGCACAAAACAATCTAATGCCATAATTCAAAATGTAGTAAATTATATAGAAGAAAATACAGAAGGATTTATTGAAAAAGTTGATATAGAAATTTTATAG